A DNA window from Caulobacter mirabilis contains the following coding sequences:
- a CDS encoding heavy-metal-associated domain-containing protein has product MKFDIQDMTCGGCARGVTRAIQDLDPGAQVEADTVARRIEVRTSADAEAVAAAIVRAGFTPVPA; this is encoded by the coding sequence ATGAAGTTCGACATCCAGGACATGACCTGCGGCGGCTGCGCCCGGGGCGTGACACGCGCCATTCAGGACCTGGATCCGGGCGCCCAGGTGGAGGCCGACACCGTCGCCCGCCGAATCGAAGTCCGGACCAGCGCCGACGCGGAGGCCGTCGCGGCGGCGATCGTCAGGGCGGGGTTCACGCCCGTTCCGGCCTAG